Proteins from a single region of Campylobacter sputorum:
- a CDS encoding efflux transporter outer membrane subunit — protein sequence MFRIVFVIFITIFISGCSFKPDIPIQKSPDFNASIASVNISDKWWEIFNSKTLNSLVDSALMHNSDLNLALNSIESSRVALGLQELEYLPNVNISGSAVRQNNFPKAVDLNSHGVYSIGAMLNYEIDLWGRVRNSVGAAKSMYKSSIYDYESARLSIASNVAYSYFLLLSLKAQESILQDTLKSYINSMEFRQNQLKAGSISKIVYYQAKSQVDLAKSQLAEISDLLSKANTALLILTGKNYEEILHNDINVDTSLSSIVENANVDLPAGISSDILLKRPDVASSLEILKSTNFLIGVRKAEYFPQISLTGMFGYSSGEFDRLFVSNANTWNIGGSLIGPLIDFGRTSKKVELANLEQNASLIMYDKTVKEAFGEVRDALNNRENSLKKQDSLKELVDSQTKIYDLAETRFNSGYSDYLELLDAQRYLLNAKLSLVKSKQDVLNSMVGVYKAFGGGFELKDKEDINILNHKNN from the coding sequence ATGTTTAGAATTGTATTTGTTATTTTTATCACTATTTTTATATCAGGATGTTCTTTTAAGCCAGACATTCCTATACAAAAATCACCTGATTTTAATGCTAGTATAGCAAGCGTAAATATAAGTGATAAATGGTGGGAGATTTTTAATTCTAAAACTTTAAATTCTTTGGTTGATAGTGCATTAATGCATAACTCTGATTTAAATTTAGCTTTAAATTCCATAGAAAGTTCTAGGGTTGCTTTGGGCTTACAAGAACTAGAGTATCTTCCAAATGTAAATATTAGCGGTAGTGCCGTTAGGCAAAACAACTTTCCTAAGGCTGTAGATTTAAACTCTCACGGGGTTTATAGTATTGGTGCTATGTTAAATTACGAGATCGATTTGTGGGGAAGAGTTAGAAATAGTGTAGGTGCTGCTAAATCTATGTATAAATCTAGCATATATGATTATGAGAGTGCTAGGCTTAGTATAGCTTCAAATGTTGCTTATTCTTATTTTTTACTATTATCACTAAAAGCTCAAGAGAGTATCTTGCAAGATACTTTAAAAAGTTATATAAACAGCATGGAATTTAGGCAAAATCAACTAAAAGCAGGTTCTATAAGCAAGATTGTGTATTATCAAGCAAAATCACAAGTAGATTTAGCAAAATCCCAACTTGCTGAAATTTCAGATCTTTTATCTAAAGCAAATACTGCTCTTTTAATACTTACAGGAAAAAATTACGAAGAAATTTTGCATAATGATATAAATGTTGATACATCTTTAAGTTCTATTGTTGAAAACGCTAATGTTGATTTACCAGCAGGAATTAGTTCAGATATTTTACTTAAAAGACCAGATGTTGCGAGCTCTTTAGAAATTTTAAAATCAACAAATTTTTTAATAGGTGTTAGAAAGGCAGAGTATTTTCCACAAATTTCATTAACTGGAATGTTTGGTTATAGTAGTGGCGAATTTGATAGATTGTTTGTTAGTAATGCAAATACTTGGAATATAGGCGGTAGTTTGATAGGACCGCTTATAGACTTTGGTAGAACTTCTAAAAAAGTTGAACTTGCTAATCTTGAACAAAATGCTAGTTTGATAATGTATGATAAGACTGTTAAAGAGGCTTTTGGCGAAGTTAGAGATGCATTAAACAATAGAGAAAATTCTCTTAAAAAACAAGATAGTTTAAAAGAGCTTGTTGATTCTCAGACAAAGATTTATGATCTTGCTGAAACTAGATTTAATTCTGGATATAGCGATTATTTAGAACTTTTAGATGCACAAAGATATCTCCTTAATGCAAAACTTTCACTTGTTAAATCAAAGCAGGATGTGTTAAATAGTATGGTTGGAGTGTATAAGGCATTTGGTGGTGGATTTGAACTTAAAGATAAAGAAGATATAAATATCTTAAATCATAAAAATAACTAA
- a CDS encoding motility associated factor glycosyltransferase family protein: MSKKQEKKDIYTKNIEALLKVNPKLAVNIFKIKTNEKFEVFAGSDPININIVEKSGEGFLYIHAVDDVEAKLNDIENKYSRYPSLFFYGIGNGVLYKALLTNVAHKVIVIFEPQIELLYIALSLIDFSKDIKEKRLRLFNAMDVSYYELYELAKDENINPYVKLYNIDIHSKYYDKFKDNIVSLNQNMSNAIKQMVLSHGNDTRDALVGIAHHIQNTPDMLKSIPFKSIIKKRSKKRKTAVIVSTGPSLTKQLDLLKEYAPYVTIISIDASLPILQKHGIKPDYVASIERVEYTSRFFLNLDKELLKDTIFMLPSLTHKQSIVNLKDFQKSIIMRPFNFTRAFEMDDFGYVGIGMSAANSAYEIAAFLKHENILLIGQDLAFSDDGKSHAANHIYGENEKKVDNNSIMTLRYGGVGLIATTWIWNLFRGAFEVAIEEAKHLKINTYNCTQGGSRINGSIEMPFKEALEKFADKNPKHLEKVEPFDDETIKLNAKKIEKTYKELKKYILDLIAKIEKLFLEIAPKIDNFELLYLEEKKNEIDYDEIANMIKEIDIIKDEVESKKFTKYCVDATQAYIYTQELNLAKLAVAITTTDGEKRDKMLKWVIAHKYWLFTLAGGLQSQINAMETTEEIMLDFFKSLNK, encoded by the coding sequence ATGAGTAAAAAACAGGAAAAAAAAGATATATACACTAAAAACATAGAAGCACTGCTTAAAGTAAATCCAAAATTAGCGGTAAATATTTTTAAAATCAAAACAAATGAAAAATTTGAAGTATTTGCAGGATCTGATCCGATTAACATAAACATAGTAGAAAAATCAGGCGAAGGCTTTTTATATATTCATGCAGTTGATGATGTAGAGGCTAAATTAAATGATATAGAAAATAAATACTCAAGATATCCAAGCTTGTTTTTTTATGGTATTGGAAATGGAGTATTGTATAAAGCACTTCTTACAAATGTAGCTCATAAAGTTATTGTTATTTTTGAGCCTCAAATAGAATTATTATATATTGCACTTAGTTTGATCGATTTTTCAAAAGATATAAAAGAAAAAAGACTTAGGCTTTTTAATGCTATGGATGTTAGTTACTACGAACTATATGAATTGGCAAAAGATGAAAATATAAATCCTTATGTAAAACTTTACAATATAGACATACATTCAAAATATTATGACAAATTTAAAGACAACATTGTATCGCTAAATCAAAATATGTCAAATGCTATAAAACAGATGGTTTTATCGCACGGAAACGATACAAGAGATGCTCTTGTTGGTATAGCTCATCACATACAAAATACACCCGATATGCTAAAAAGTATACCATTTAAGTCTATAATTAAAAAAAGAAGCAAAAAAAGAAAAACAGCAGTTATCGTATCAACTGGACCATCTCTTACAAAACAGCTTGATTTGCTAAAAGAATACGCTCCATATGTAACTATCATAAGTATTGATGCGTCTTTACCGATACTTCAAAAGCACGGCATTAAACCAGATTATGTTGCTTCAATAGAAAGAGTTGAATATACATCAAGATTCTTTTTAAATTTAGATAAAGAGCTTTTAAAAGATACCATTTTTATGCTACCCTCATTGACGCACAAACAAAGCATTGTAAATTTAAAAGATTTTCAAAAATCTATAATTATGCGCCCTTTTAACTTTACAAGAGCTTTTGAGATGGATGATTTTGGTTATGTTGGTATTGGAATGTCTGCTGCAAATAGTGCTTATGAGATAGCTGCTTTTTTAAAGCATGAAAATATTTTATTAATCGGGCAGGATTTAGCATTTTCAGATGACGGCAAATCGCATGCGGCAAATCATATTTATGGTGAAAATGAAAAAAAAGTGGATAATAACTCCATTATGACACTTAGATATGGTGGAGTTGGTCTTATAGCTACAACATGGATTTGGAATCTGTTTAGAGGAGCTTTTGAAGTTGCTATAGAGGAAGCAAAACACTTAAAAATAAATACTTATAATTGTACTCAAGGTGGATCTAGGATAAATGGAAGTATAGAAATGCCATTTAAAGAAGCGTTAGAAAAATTTGCAGACAAAAATCCAAAGCATTTAGAAAAAGTAGAGCCATTTGATGATGAAACAATCAAACTAAATGCGAAAAAAATAGAAAAAACATACAAAGAACTAAAAAAATATATCTTAGATTTAATAGCAAAAATAGAAAAATTATTTCTTGAAATTGCACCAAAAATAGACAACTTTGAGCTTTTGTATTTAGAAGAGAAAAAAAATGAGATAGATTATGATGAAATTGCAAATATGATAAAAGAAATAGATATTATAAAAGATGAAGTCGAAAGCAAAAAATTTACAAAATACTGCGTAGATGCCACTCAAGCCTATATATACACACAAGAGCTAAATTTAGCAAAATTAGCCGTAGCAATAACAACTACAGATGGTGAAAAACGAGATAAAATGCTAAAATGGGTTATAGCACATAAATACTGGTTATTTACATTAGCGGGTGGATTACAATCACAAATTAATGCTATGGAAACAACAGAAGAAATTATGCTTGATTTTTTTAAAAGTTTAAATAAATAG
- a CDS encoding AI-2E family transporter, with amino-acid sequence MRNSILLINLASFVIIMTGLYFAKDIVIPFLLAIFLAVLISPIITYMQKLKIPRAISLIIVLLCFFGLFFIIGNVVAKNMTNFLTNLPDLQSKFMSFYSDLILKFSSFTDYISFNESLFSYINPNNIFLATSGALKWSSTLISKTFIVLLLFVFMIIETNIFKQKVIYFSNLNSQNKIMVDRFISDLKRYLAIKTISSLATGVLVWIVLIYLNVPYAPIWGMVAFLLNYIPTIGSIIASIPAILIALLLNGYINALWVSIFYLVINISIGNFIEPKFLGDKLGLSTLVVILSLIFWGFVLGIGGMFLAVPLTMSLKIAMDSNKKTKFISILLSNKD; translated from the coding sequence GTGAGAAATTCGATACTGCTTATAAATTTGGCATCTTTTGTTATTATAATGACAGGTCTTTATTTTGCTAAAGATATAGTAATACCGTTTTTATTAGCTATATTTTTAGCTGTATTAATATCTCCTATTATAACTTATATGCAAAAACTTAAAATCCCTCGTGCTATATCTCTTATTATTGTGTTGTTGTGTTTTTTTGGATTATTTTTTATAATTGGAAATGTAGTTGCTAAAAATATGACAAATTTTTTAACAAATTTACCAGATTTGCAATCTAAATTTATGAGTTTTTATAGTGATTTGATACTAAAATTTAGTTCATTTACGGATTATATAAGCTTTAATGAATCTCTTTTTTCTTATATCAATCCAAATAATATATTTTTAGCAACAAGTGGTGCTTTAAAATGGTCTTCTACTCTTATAAGTAAGACTTTTATAGTGCTTTTACTTTTTGTTTTTATGATAATAGAGACAAATATTTTTAAGCAAAAGGTTATTTATTTTTCAAATTTAAATTCTCAAAATAAGATTATGGTAGATAGATTTATATCTGACTTAAAAAGGTATCTTGCTATAAAAACTATATCTTCGCTTGCTACTGGTGTGCTTGTTTGGATTGTTCTTATTTATTTAAATGTCCCATATGCACCTATTTGGGGGATGGTCGCATTTTTGCTTAACTATATTCCTACGATAGGTTCTATAATAGCTTCTATTCCAGCTATTTTAATAGCATTGCTTTTAAATGGATACATAAATGCACTTTGGGTAAGTATTTTTTATCTTGTTATAAATATCAGTATAGGAAATTTTATAGAGCCTAAATTTCTTGGTGATAAACTTGGGCTTTCTACACTTGTAGTTATTTTGAGTTTGATATTTTGGGGTTTTGTGCTTGGAATAGGGGGAATGTTTCTAGCAGTTCCTCTTACAATGAGTCTTAAAATAGCGATGGATAGCAATAAAAAAACTAAATTTATATCGATATTGTTAAGCAATAAAGATTAG
- a CDS encoding DUF883 family protein gives MAASETNIESLKKEVDDLKKELKDVTKTLKETVENFAKNAKDSFLDESKMDEIKKTLEDLKSKGKDGIENINDTIKSDPIKSVAVTFGVGLLLGWILKK, from the coding sequence ATGGCTGCAAGTGAAACAAATATTGAATCATTAAAAAAAGAAGTTGATGATTTAAAAAAAGAGTTAAAAGATGTTACTAAAACATTAAAAGAAACAGTTGAAAATTTCGCAAAAAATGCAAAAGATAGCTTTTTGGATGAATCTAAAATGGACGAAATCAAAAAAACATTAGAAGACTTAAAATCAAAAGGAAAAGATGGCATTGAAAACATCAACGATACAATAAAATCAGACCCTATAAAAAGTGTTGCCGTAACTTTTGGCGTTGGCTTACTTTTAGGCTGGATACTTAAGAAATAA
- a CDS encoding Fur family transcriptional regulator, with protein sequence MDAKKLLEDNKIKATPLREKIIKILNSSKAPLSYDEILSQINANKTTFYRNMELFESSDIVIKTENNHKSYYELANEAKAYFFCDICKQITNIEVPAISDVNKVKSVIIKGICKNCNL encoded by the coding sequence ATGGACGCAAAAAAACTTTTAGAAGACAATAAAATAAAAGCAACACCGCTAAGAGAAAAGATTATTAAAATTTTAAACTCAAGTAAAGCTCCTCTTAGTTATGACGAAATTTTATCGCAAATAAATGCAAACAAAACTACATTTTATCGCAATATGGAGCTTTTTGAATCTAGTGATATAGTAATAAAAACAGAAAATAATCATAAAAGCTATTATGAGTTAGCAAACGAGGCAAAAGCATATTTTTTTTGCGATATTTGTAAACAAATTACAAACATTGAAGTTCCAGCTATAAGCGATGTAAATAAGGTAAAAAGCGTCATCATAAAAGGAATTTGTAAAAATTGCAATCTTTAA